The sequence below is a genomic window from Prosthecobacter dejongeii.
TTTATCGGCGGTCCGAAATGGCGGGATGGTCAGCTCATCTTTGTGCTGGTACTTCAGTAAAGTCTCAACTCGAGCCGAAGGCCCTTGCTAAAAGCAGGTGTGAAGATTTTTTCACGGAAAAGGGTTTTTTTTGCCTGCATGGGCCTTATTCATGCGAAAAAATCTCGTCAGGCTCTACAAAAGGGCATTTTTTCGCTGAAAATAAAGGATTCCTTTACACCTTTATAAGACATGATCGGGCATAATTTTAGCGGATAAAGGTTGAACGATGTGCGTTATTTGCCGTCCCAATTGGACCTTTTTGGTTTCCAAGAACGCCCCGATTCACTGAACAATGACAAGCATCAATCCCCTCTCCCCGAAAACGATCCCACGTGACCTCACGTCGGGGTTGGTCGTCTTCCTTGTTGCCCTTCCCTTGTGCTTAGGGGTGGCTCTTGCCTCGAATGCACCGCTTTTCTCAGGCATTCTAGCCGGTATCGTCGGGGGGCTGCTGGTGGGGATGCTCAGTGGTTCTCACACCAGTGTGAGCGGCCCTGCCGCCGGTCTGACGGCCGTGGTCGCCGCACAGATCGCCGCTCTGGGTAGCTTCGAAGCTTTTTTGGTGGCCGTGGTCATGGCAGGGGTCATCCAAATCGTGCTGGGCATCTGCCGGGCGGGTTTCATCGCCGCCTTTTTCCCTTCCAGCGTGATCAAAGGCCTCCTCGCTGCCATCGGGGTCATCCTCATCCTGAAACAGATCCCTCACGTCCTCGGTCATGATGCGGACCCCATGGGTGATAAGTCCTTTATCCAGCCAGACAATGAGAACACTTTCTCTGAGCTGGCTGAAGCCTGGTTTGACATCCAGCCCGGTGCAGCCCTGGTAGGTCTGCTTTCCATCCTCCTTTTGGTTTTTTGGGACAAGATCAAAGTCCTGAAAAAATCTCCCGTACCAGCACCGCTGGTGGTCGTCATCTTCGGTGTGGCGATGAGTTTGCTCCTCCGCAAAATGGGTGGGGATTGGGTCATCGAAACCAGTCACCTGGTGCAGGTGCCGGTGTCGAACTCGCCAAAGGAATTTCTCGGTTTCTTGATCTTCCCAGACTTCAGCGTGCTGGCAAATCCCACGGTCTATATCGCGGCCGTTACCATCGCCATCGTCGCTTCTTTGGAAACGTTGCTGAACCTGGAAGCCGTGGACAAGCTGGACCCCGAACAGCGCAGCAGCCCACCGAACCGTGAGCTCTTGGCCCAGGGCATCGGCAACGTGGCGGTTGGCCTCATCGGCGGCTTGCCCATGACCAGCGTCATCGTCCGCAGTTCCGTGAACATCAATGCGGGGGTGAAGACCAAACTCAGCTCTATTTTCCATGGAGCCCTGCTCCTGAGCTGCGTGATGTTTGTCCCCACCCTGCTCAATGAAATTCCCCTGTCTGCCCTGGCCGCCATCCTCTTGATGACAGGTCTGAAACTCGCCAGCCCGAAACTGCTGAAGCAGATGTGGGGCGAAGGCCGCACCCAGTTCCTGCCCTTCATCATCACCGTGGTCGCCATCGTTCTCACGGACCTCCTCGTCGGCATCCTCATTGGCCTGGGCGTCGCCATCGGCTTCATCCTTCACAGCAATGTACGCCGCCCCATCCGCAAGGTCATGGAAAAGCACGCGACGGGCGACGAAGTGCTCCGTATCGAGCTGGCAAACCAGGTGAGTTTCTTCAATCGCGCCACGCTGGATGAAACCCTGCGCAGCGTGCCGCGCGGTGGTCACGTCCTGCTGGATGCCCGCAATACGGACTACATTGATCCAGATATCCTCGATCTCATCACCGACTTCAAGGACACCACGGCCCAAGCTCACGGGGTGCAGCTCAGCCTGACGGGTTTCAAAGAGCGCTATCCGCAGCTCGAAGACCGCATCCAGTTCGTGGACTTTAGCAGCCGTGAAGTGCAGGATGCCCTCACCCCTCAGCGCGTGCTGGAAATCTTCCAGGAGGGCAACGATCGCTTCCTGAGCGGCACCCGCCTCAGCCGTGATCTGGGCCGCCAGGTGGATGCTACCTCCCTGGGCCAGTTCCCCATGGCCGTCGTGCTCGGCTGCATTGACTCACGCGCTCCGGTGGAGTTGATCTTTGACCTCGGGCTGGGAGATGTGTTTACCATCCGCATCGCTGGCAACATCGCCCGCGACAAAGTGCTGGGCAGCATGGAGTACAGTTGCGCTGTCGCCGGGGCTAAGATCATCTTGGTCATGGGCCACACCTCCTGCGGGGCGGTGAATGCGGCGGTGGATCTCATTTGCAGCCATAAAACGGCCGCCGAGGCCACCGGCTGTGTGAACCTGGACTCGCTGATTACGGAGATTCAAAAGTCAGTGGATCTCAGCACCTGCAAGACCCCAGATCAATGGCTGGCAGGCGAGAAAGCAGCCTATGCGAACGAAGTCGCTCGCCGCAATGTCTTGCGCACCATGCGCAAGATCCGCGAGCGTAGCTCCACCATTGATAACCTCGTACGCACGGGCAAAGTCGCCATTGTCGGAGGGATGTATGACATCTCCACAGGCAAGGTCTCCTTCTTCCAGACGCCTGAGTCCAGCTCCAACCCACTACCCATCGCCATGGCGACGGTGGTCTAAGGACTCTCGGAAGATCTCGATTCATCATCCAGGTGCTCTTCGGGGCACCTGGATTTTTTTTAGCGGGCCGGGCCGCGCTCGCCATGCAGTCCCAGCATCTGCCTCAGGGCCGAGAGCATATCCCCCACCTTTCCCCAGTAGGGGCGGCGTGGAGTGACCACCGTGACATCATGCTGAGGAAAGTGCTTCTTCAGCCCACCACTCGGATGTACGAGGATGCGGTTGCCACAAAATTCCAGCAGGGGGATGTCTGCGGCGCTATCGCTGTAGGCCCAGCAGTGGAAGCGCTGCTCATCCGTCAGCGCGGCGACTCCAGGCACCGAGGCTTTCATGGCCGCAATCTTCGCCTCACGCTTGTTGTTAGACCCGACTAAAGGCGGGCGCAGGGGCACGATGTTGCCGATGTGGAAACGCGTGGCCACACAGTGATCGAAATCCAGCACAGCGGCGATTTCTTCGGCATAAAAATCCGGGCTCGCCGTATTCAGCACCAGCTTCCGCCCTTGGTGTTTGTGCCGCAGGATCTCGGCCCGCATTTCCGGGTAGATCCAGGTATCCACACAATCATGGGCAAAGTCACGCGCCAGGCGGCGCAGGTGCGCGCGCTTCATCCCCCACAGGTAGGAAAGGAAGGCCCGCTTCGCCGTGGCGGTGCTCACCACCCCCACCGCACGACCCAGGGCATAGGGGACAAACCAGGCATGCAAGACGATACGCCAGGGATGCCGATGCAGCACAAAATTGCAAAACAGCGTCTGCGTATCAAACGGCAACAGCGTGTGGTCGAGATCGAAAAAGGCGTAGCGCATCGGGAGAAAGGCTCAACGCAGAGCCACCGTGAATTTGATCTTCAACAAGCAATTTAGCGCAATTCTTTGGGCAGCAGGTCCGACATCTTTTTGATACTTTCCGCCTGAGCCCGGCTGGTGATCAAAATCGCGTCTTTGGAGGCCACGACGATCAAATCCTGCACACCCAGCAAAGCGATGTGCTGCCCCGTCTGAGAAAAGACCAAGTTATCGGCGGCATTCATCTGGGTCATCGCACAGTTGTGCTGATTTCCCTCGCTATCGCACTTGAGGTAGCGGCCTACGGAGGTCCAGTTACCCACATCATCCCAGTCAAAAGTGGCCTCGATATTCAGCACCCGGGAGGCACGCTCCATCAACGCGTAATCAATGGAAAGCTTCGGCAGTTTGCTAAACTGGCGTTCCACCGTAGCGCAGAAATCTTTGGAACCGCGCAACTCCGAAACAAAGTCCGCCAAAGCAGGACAGTGACGAGACAGCTCACTGAAAATGGCCGGTATCGTCCAGATGAACATGCCCGCATTCCAGGTGAAATTCCCCTGCGCGATGAAGTGCTCCGCCAAGTCTGGATTCGGCTTTTCCCGGAAGCGCGCCACTTCATACACAGCCACCTCACTCACGCCCAGGACGGAGGCGCGCTTGCCCCGCTCCACATACCCGTAGCTCGGGCAGGCCCAGGTGGGTTTGATGCCCACTGTCACCAGGCTGCTCGCCGCCTCGGCACATTTGGCCGCATTGATCAGCACCTTCTGAAACTCTGCCACATTTTGGATCAAATGATCCGCCGGCAGCACCATCATCGTAGCGGAAGGATCCCGCGCCACCACCCAGCCCACACCTAGAGCAATGGCCGGCGCGGTATCCCGCTTCTCCGGCTCAGCCAGGATGTTTTCCGAGGGTAAAAAAGGCAGCAAGGCACGCACCGTTGCTTCCTGCTGCTTGTTCGTCAGAATGACGATGTTCTCCTTCGGCACCACGCCTTCCAGGCGATCCACCGTCATTTCCAGCAAGGTTTTGTCTCCAAACAACTTCAAAAGCTGCTTTGGCAAGGCATCCCGGCTGATCGGCCAGAAGCGCTGACCGCTTCCTCCAGCTAAAATGAGGGCGTATCGGGAGGGGGATGCTGACTGACTCATGCGCGCTGACGATGGCCCAATCGTGACCGGGAGCAAATTCCACTTTGGAGAATCTGCGGTGATGCTATCTTATCTGCGTTATGCCACCTGAATCCACTGTCGAAAGCCGCTACGAAACCTACGCCAGCATGATCGCTCCTGCCGCTGCAGGTTGCGCTCTCGGCATCCTCTTTGGCCGTGGCATGGGTCGCAGTACTTCAAACATCGTTTCCCTCACGCTCCTGGCCGCCAGCGCCGTAGTCGCCGCTCCTCTGATCGGTGACATCGTGTCCCGCACTGCCAACCGCCCGACTTCGGAGCGCGGCAGCCGCAAGCGCCTGGAAGGCATCCGCAATGGGGCCCTGCCGGATGAAGACCTGAAGGAATTCTTCGTGGATTCCCCAAACGCGCTGCTGCCTTGATCCGCGTTCGGTCCTTTTGGGCAACTCACCGCATCGGTATCATTTCATAATCAAAGGCTCCCAGAAGGGAGCCTTGTTTGACCTTGTGGCATTCGAGGCAGCTTTTGTCCGCTGTGATCGGCGCGATGATATGGACAGTATCATAACGGTCTTCACGAGGCGGTCCCACGAATGTTTCCCAGGCAGCAGGCAATCGCACCCAAGGGGCCGTGCCTGCCCGAATTTGGGCCACCGCAGCCGCCTCATCCTCTGAAAGCTTCCTCGTTTTCGCTGTGGTCAACTCCGCCTTTTTGGGCATGCGACCTTCAAAATAACGGTCGCCTTCTTCGGGGGTCAACCCAATGAGATTGACGTTCATGGGCCGAAAAGTCTTTTCTTCTAGACGGACGGTATGCTCAAACCAATAGCCTGATCGCTTGAATCGTCCAAAGCCAAACCCCTCGCTATCAACGAATGTTTTGACCGCCCTTGCGTGGGCTTCGGGAAAAGGGCTATTGGCATTCGGACCTTCCAGATAACCCACCAGCAACAATGGGATCACCAGCCATTCTGGAAAGATCAGTGTCAGAAAACCCAGCGGAATAGCGAGGATGGCCAGGCGTTTGAAAAACTTCTTCATCGAAAACGGAATGACTGGGTAGGACTAAACTCAATCCTACCCCTGCATCACCATCTCGGCCAGACATCACTGTTCCGACTCCGCCACGGTCACGCTGATGACTTCTTCAATGGTGGTATTACCATCCAGGACCTTGCGCACGCCATACTCACGCATCGGGCGGTAGCCGTCTTTGTAGGCCTGCTGCATGAGCTGGGCGCTGCTGGCCTTATGGGTGATGAGCTCGCCCATGGCAGGGGTGAGGCGCACGAGTTCGTAGATGGACATTCGGCCTTTGTAGCCCGTATGGCGGCAGGCTTCGCAGCCACCTTCTTTGGCCCGGTAAACTTGCGTGCGGATGGGGCCGGTGTACTTGAGTTCGCGGATTTTCATTTCCGCATCTGGTTCTGGCTCGCGGCAGACATTGCACAATAAACGCACGAGGCGCTGGGCGATGAAAGCACGCACGGAGGTAGCGACCAGGAAGGGCTCCACGCCCATGTCCACCAAACGCATGATGCCCCCGATGGCATTGTTCGTGTGCAGGGTGCTGAACACCAAGTGACCCGTCAAAGCGGCACGGATGGCGATCTCCGCCGTTTCCAGGTCACGCATTTCCCCCACCATGACCACGTTCGGGTCACCACGCAGAATGCTGCGCAGACCGGTGGCAAAAGTGAGCTCAATCTCAGGCCGCACCGCGATCTGAACCACCCCCGGCAGTTTGTTTTCCACCGGGTCCTCGATGGTGACGATGCGGCGATGCTCCGTATTGAGCTGGCTGAGGAAGGTGTAGAGCGTGGTGGACTTCCCGGAACCCGTCGGCCCCGTCACCAGGATGATGCCGTTGGGCTTTTTCAGCAGGACTTCGATCTCACCCCGCAAGTCCGTTTCCATGCGCAACTTGTCCAGGTTGAACTTCTCCTGGCCTAACAAACGAAGCGAAATGCTCTCCCCTTCCACACTTGGGATGGTAGCGACACGCACGTCAATGAGCTGACCCGCGATCTGCAGGCTGATACGACCATCCTGCGGCAGGCGGCGCTCGGCGATGTCCAGCTTGGCCATCACCTTCAAACGCGCGATCACAGACTGCTGGAGCTGCTTGATGTTTTCCGGCACGGGCACCTCACGCAGGCGACCGTCAATGCGGTAGCGCATGCGCAGTTTGTCTTCCATGGGCTCCACGTGAATGTCCGTGGCCTGCTGCTCTAGGGCTTCACGAATCACGGTGTTCACGAACTTCACCACCGAGGCTTCTTCATCATCCGCATCAATGATGTTCGCTTCATCCCGCTGCTCCAGGTCAGAGCCGTCCACGTCACGGCCTTTCAGGATCTCTTCAAAGGTATCTGCACCCACACCATAGAAGTCACGCATGGCATTCAGCAGTCGCTTTCGCGGGGCGATCTGCCAGCGCACGGGCGCATCCACTTCACGCGAGACGGCCTGGCGGCCGATGAGGTCAAAGGGATCGTAAGCGGCGATGATGAGCTTCCTGGCCCCGCCTTCTTCTTCCTCGATCTTTAGGGGCAGCAGGCGGTGCTTCAACGCCACACGCGGCGGCAGCAGGCGCTTCATCTCTGGTGCGTCGGCACTGTCCGGAAGTGGGACTGAGACGTAACCCAATCCTAGACGGACGGCGAGCTGGGAGAGGAAAGATTCTTCATCCAAGGCTCCCGTATCCAGGAGCTGATTCACCACCGAGGAACTCGGCGTGGCGGTAGGAAGAGGAATGCCGGAGCCGCCTGAGGCCTCCAGACATTGGACCAAGGCTTGGCGGATATTTTTCATCAGTCGTTGGCAGGGGCCTGGCCGTGGGTTTCAACAGGGAAGAGGCTGGCATCAATCACCGCCGCCTCGGAGGAGGAGATGGTGGGCGCGGGGAGGCTTCCGTCATCCGGCGTGTAACCGTATTTTTCCAGCAGCTCGATGATGTAGGCCGTGGCCACATTTTGGGAACCAAAGGTGCTGCTCACATTCGCGGTCAGGTCTTCCCGTAGAGTACCAGTGATGAGCGCGCTGCCCACCACGCCGAAGGAACCATCGGCTGCGGGTCCAGTGACCGATTCATCATCGGCCGACATGAGACGCCCCGTGAGGCTTTCTGCCACCCGCCAGGACTGCGAGCCCGCGCTGCCACCGAGCAGGAGGGAGCGATTCATCACGCCCGAAGCGGTGTAAAAGGCCTGGGAAGTGCCCGTGAAAGCAGCGGCGGCAAAGACGGCCTTCCGCACGCTGGCATTCGCCGCCACGAAGTATTTACCACTGCTCTCCGCCACAGCGTAAAAGCGCCCGCCTTCCTCCGTGGTCAGCACGATGGTGGCCTCGCCCCCACCAGCGGGCACAACGACGTAGCCGCCTGTGTAAAAGCTGAAGTTCACCGACTCTGCCTCAGGGGTAAAGCGCAGCTCATACACCAGCCACTGGGCCGGAGCCGCCGCCGCGCCAGCTAGCCAGAGCAAGGCAGCGCACAGGAAGGGAATAAAACGGGTGGTGGACGACATGCGGGCGGTTTTCTAGCCGAGATGGACAGCGTTGTCGAGACGGGCGTTGAATCACGCAGGTTACCTTTGTGCAACAATCAGATGATTGTTAAACGGAGTCCCCCCCCACAAAGGGGTGATTTGCACCTGCAAGCCCGCTTTGGAGAGCACGTCACGGAACTGTTCCGCATCGGGGTAACATGTCGGGGCCGCCTTCATCCAAAAGGTGATTTTAGCCAGATAGTCCCCCAGGACTGTGACGCGAAAGCGCCAGGAATCATCCCGCAGCCCGGTGCGGATCACCAGCTTCCCACCAGGTGCCACGCGGGCCGCAGCAGCGGTGATGAGGGTGTTTTGCTCCTCGGGCGTGAAAAATTGGAGGATGTCCAGGATGACCACATGCCCACTGAATTCTGGCAGTCCCGTGCGGGCATCCCCCGCAGAAAAACTAAGCCCCTGCTGACCTGACTTGCTCACCATGGCCGCAGCGCTGTCAATTTTACGCTGGTCGTAGTCAAAACCGATGACTGGTGCCGTGTGGCCGCAGGCGCGGAGGTAGTGCGCCAGGAGGCCGATGCCACAACCGATGTCCAGCACTGGCAGCGAACTAGACCCGATCTCCTTGACCACCGCTTGGTAAACTGGATCGCTGGCGAGCTTGGAACGGGTGTAGAAGAAATCCCATCGCCGGTTGCAGAGGGCGGCGATGTTTTCGAGTTGGGCCAGAGTGGGCGTCATGCCGTGACTTTACGCAGGGGATTGCCGCCTCGTCCAATGCGTAAGAGCAACAATGGTAACCGCCAGCCAAAACCAAACAGCAGGCGCGCGTGCATCCAGGTCAGCACACTGTTATCCCGGAAATAGCGAAATTGAGACACACCGCCCTCCTCCTGGGTCAGGTAACGGACGGTCGTGGGCACAGCCAGCATCGGTGCGCCCTGCCAAGCCAGACGCACGGCGATCTCCGTATCGTAGTCAAAGCGGCGCGCCCAGATGGTGCCGCGAAAGGCCCGCAGCAGCAGGGGGATGGGATACAAACGCATACCAAAAAGGGTATCCGGGATGCCCCAGTTCAGCGTCTCCAGATTCGCCCACATGTTGGAGATCTTGCGCCCCTGCACACGGAGTTGCGGGGCCTCTGGCCCGAAAACAGGCGTGCCCATCATCACTGCCTGCGGGTATTTTTGAGCTAAAGCTACAAAACGGGGAATGTCATCCGTGGGGTGCTGACCATCGGCATCCATGGTCAGGACATGGGTGTAGCCGGCTTCATGAGCCAGACGGGTGCCATGCAGAACGGCGGCACCTTTACCCCCGTTTTTTTCGATGGAGATCACCCTCAGCCCAGGGGCCGTGGCCTTCAGGGGCTCCAGCAGGGCCGCGCTGCCATCGGTGCTGCCATCCATGACCACCCACACTTCAGGCCAATGTTTCAAAACGTCGGCGACAGTCTGGGGCAGAATGCGCCCGGTGTTGTAGCTGGGGATCAGGACCAGGATCTTCATGCGGCAGGGGATTCCAGGGCCAGCAGGTAGCGCTGACGCAGTTCATCAATGAATGGTTGGGCTTCGCCTTGTTCAGGAAATCGCAGCGGCTCCCCCACCGTCATGCGCAGGCGTACTTTTTCCGTGGGCAGGTGCCAGAGAGACCAGCCTTTGTTTAAATAACGACTGTTCGTTTCCACATACACAGGCCAGACGGGGGCCCCGGAGTTTTTGGCCACCACCGCTAGGCCTCCCTGGAAGGGATTCAGCCTCCCATGCTCAGGGCGCGTGCGCGTGCCTTCCGGGAAAAGCAGCAGGCGTTCCCCTTTCTTTAACGTCTCGATGCACTGACGCAGCATTTTGTGAGTGGGTTCGTTTGGGATGAAGCCTGCGGCCGTCGCTCCCCCGAACAAAATCGGATTGCACATCAAGGATGCTTTCAACACGCAAGCCATGTGGTCAACCTCTGCCAGCACAAACACGGCATCCCACAGCGCGGGATGATTCGGCGCGACGATGATGCCCCCGGTCTGGATCCGCAGTTTCTCAAATCCCACATACTCGCATTCCACAATGTCAAAAAACCGTAGGACGCCTAAAAACCCTCGGAAAGCCATTTGTACCGCCCACTGCCCGATCGCCCGCGCCCGATCCCGGCAAAATAATAAAGGCAGGAGCAAACACAGCAACCCAAAGCCCGTGCCCCCGATCACCCAGTAAAGGAGGCTGGTGAACCAGGCAGTGATCAGGCGGAGGCGGTCCAACATGCAAAAAGGGTAAAACTCGATACGCTCTTTTGAAGTCAGCGTGTCAGGGATGTTGAGCATTCAAAATTGGCACAATCCGTAAGCATGGGGTAATGAGGGCGCCGATTATGTTGCAGCCTACCTCGCTTGTCCAAGCCCTTTCCGCGCTTCCTCACGGTCCTTCCTTTCGCTTTGTTGATGAACTGGTTTCCATGGAGGCTGGGGTCACCGCCACGGCCCGCTGGACCTTGAAAGGCGATGAAGCTTTCCTCGAAGGGCATTTTCCGGGCCAACCTCTCCTCCCAGGTGTGATCATGATCGAATCCCTCGCCCAACTCGGAGGAATCCTGGCCCAGAGTGATCGCGGAGACCAACCGCTGAAAAACGTCCGCCTCACCGCCGTGCGTCAATTCAAAATCCTGGGCAGCATTCCCCCTGGGGAGACCCTCACCATCATTGCCCGGCGGGATGCGGTGATGCCTGGCCTCGTCCAGATCAGCGGAGAAATCATCACCGCCGATGGCACCCGCCTAGCCACAGGCAGCGTCATCCTCAGCGGGGAAGAATAGACCCTGCCGACCTGACAAGGCATGGATGATTCTGCGTTCGGCGTAGGATGCAGCCCTGGCAGACGTTATTCATGGCTGAAACCATGCCTCGTCTGTTTGTCCTCCTTGCCCTCGCCCTGCCTGCGTCGCTTCCCGGCGCTGCGCTGGACTTTCAGCGCGATGTGCGCCCCATCCTGTCGAACCACTGCTACCACTGCCACGGCCCGGACGAGCAGGGGCGCAAAGGCAAGCTGCGGCTGGACATCCGCGAAGACGCCCTCAAGGCGGGCAAATCAGGCGAAGTGGCCATTGTGCCCGGCAAGGCCGAGGCCAGCGAAATCATCCGCCGCATTCTTTCCGAGGATGAGGACGAGCTGATGCCGCCGCCTCACGCGAAAAAGCCCATCACTGCCGCCCAGAAAGCCACGCTGAAACGATGGGTGGCCGAAGGAGCTGAATACGCCCCCCACTGGGCTTTTACCAAACCCCTCGCCGCTGCCGTGCCGGCCGGGGTTCATGCCGTAGATCACTTGATCCAGAAAAAGCTCCACGAAGCCGGGCTGAAACTAGCCCCCGAGGCCGATCCTTACACCCTGGCCCGGCGTGTCTCGCTGGACCTGACCGGGCTACAGCCCACGACAGATGAGCTGGAGGCCTTTGTCGCCGCCTTCAAAACCGAGCCGCAGGCCACCTATGAAACCTATGTGGACAGACTGCTGGCCTCCCCTGCCTATGGCGAACGCTGGGCCCGCCGCTGGCTGGACCTGGCCCGGTATGCCGATACCAACGGCTATGAAAAAGACCGCGAGCGCAGCATCTGGCCCTACCGCGACTGGGTCATCCAGGCGCTGAATGCCGACATGCCGTTTGATCAATTCAGCATCGAACAACTCGCTGGCGACATGCTCCCTGAGGCTACGCTAGCGCAGCGCATCGCCACTGGGTTTCACCGCAACACCATGCTCAATGAAGAGGGCGGCATTGATCCCCTGGAATTCCGTTTTCACGCCATGACGGACCGCGTGGCGACGACCGGGGCCACCTGGCTGGGCCTCACCCTTCAGTGCACCCAGTGCCACACGCATAAGTTCGATCCCATCACCCACACGGAATACTACGGCATGATGGCCTTCCTCAACAATGCGGATGAGCCCGACCTGGACCTGCCGGATGAAACCCTCGCGGCCCAGCATCGGGCCAATCTCCAAAAGGCCGCCACCTTGCTGAAAGATCTGCCATCTAAATGGCCTAACCAAAAAAGCGGCAACACTGCCGAAAAAGCCTTCGATCAATGGCTGACCACCGAACGTGCCCGCAATACGGTGTGGCAGACGCTGAAGCCCACGAAGGCCTCCACCAATCTGCCGCTGCTGGCCATCCACGCAGACGGCAGCGTCCTCGCCTCCGGCGACATCACCAAGTCTGACACCTACGACCTGACCCTCGCCCCCTCAAGCCAACCCGTCTCCGCCATTCGTTTGGAGGCGCTGCCTCACGAAAGCCTGCCCGCTCATGGCCCAGGGATGTGCAATTACGAAGGCCCCAAGGGCGATTTCTTCATGGGCGAGTTCAAGGTCATCGTGAACGGACAGCCCGTGAAATTT
It includes:
- a CDS encoding lysophospholipid acyltransferase family protein — protein: MLNIPDTLTSKERIEFYPFCMLDRLRLITAWFTSLLYWVIGGTGFGLLCLLLPLLFCRDRARAIGQWAVQMAFRGFLGVLRFFDIVECEYVGFEKLRIQTGGIIVAPNHPALWDAVFVLAEVDHMACVLKASLMCNPILFGGATAAGFIPNEPTHKMLRQCIETLKKGERLLLFPEGTRTRPEHGRLNPFQGGLAVVAKNSGAPVWPVYVETNSRYLNKGWSLWHLPTEKVRLRMTVGEPLRFPEQGEAQPFIDELRQRYLLALESPAA
- a CDS encoding HAD family hydrolase; translated protein: MRYAFFDLDHTLLPFDTQTLFCNFVLHRHPWRIVLHAWFVPYALGRAVGVVSTATAKRAFLSYLWGMKRAHLRRLARDFAHDCVDTWIYPEMRAEILRHKHQGRKLVLNTASPDFYAEEIAAVLDFDHCVATRFHIGNIVPLRPPLVGSNNKREAKIAAMKASVPGVAALTDEQRFHCWAYSDSAADIPLLEFCGNRILVHPSGGLKKHFPQHDVTVVTPRRPYWGKVGDMLSALRQMLGLHGERGPAR
- a CDS encoding glycosyltransferase family 2 protein — translated: MKILVLIPSYNTGRILPQTVADVLKHWPEVWVVMDGSTDGSAALLEPLKATAPGLRVISIEKNGGKGAAVLHGTRLAHEAGYTHVLTMDADGQHPTDDIPRFVALAQKYPQAVMMGTPVFGPEAPQLRVQGRKISNMWANLETLNWGIPDTLFGMRLYPIPLLLRAFRGTIWARRFDYDTEIAVRLAWQGAPMLAVPTTVRYLTQEEGGVSQFRYFRDNSVLTWMHARLLFGFGWRLPLLLLRIGRGGNPLRKVTA
- a CDS encoding bifunctional SulP family inorganic anion transporter/carbonic anhydrase encodes the protein MTSINPLSPKTIPRDLTSGLVVFLVALPLCLGVALASNAPLFSGILAGIVGGLLVGMLSGSHTSVSGPAAGLTAVVAAQIAALGSFEAFLVAVVMAGVIQIVLGICRAGFIAAFFPSSVIKGLLAAIGVILILKQIPHVLGHDADPMGDKSFIQPDNENTFSELAEAWFDIQPGAALVGLLSILLLVFWDKIKVLKKSPVPAPLVVVIFGVAMSLLLRKMGGDWVIETSHLVQVPVSNSPKEFLGFLIFPDFSVLANPTVYIAAVTIAIVASLETLLNLEAVDKLDPEQRSSPPNRELLAQGIGNVAVGLIGGLPMTSVIVRSSVNINAGVKTKLSSIFHGALLLSCVMFVPTLLNEIPLSALAAILLMTGLKLASPKLLKQMWGEGRTQFLPFIITVVAIVLTDLLVGILIGLGVAIGFILHSNVRRPIRKVMEKHATGDEVLRIELANQVSFFNRATLDETLRSVPRGGHVLLDARNTDYIDPDILDLITDFKDTTAQAHGVQLSLTGFKERYPQLEDRIQFVDFSSREVQDALTPQRVLEIFQEGNDRFLSGTRLSRDLGRQVDATSLGQFPMAVVLGCIDSRAPVELIFDLGLGDVFTIRIAGNIARDKVLGSMEYSCAVAGAKIILVMGHTSCGAVNAAVDLICSHKTAAEATGCVNLDSLITEIQKSVDLSTCKTPDQWLAGEKAAYANEVARRNVLRTMRKIRERSSTIDNLVRTGKVAIVGGMYDISTGKVSFFQTPESSSNPLPIAMATVV
- a CDS encoding class I SAM-dependent methyltransferase, which gives rise to MTPTLAQLENIAALCNRRWDFFYTRSKLASDPVYQAVVKEIGSSSLPVLDIGCGIGLLAHYLRACGHTAPVIGFDYDQRKIDSAAAMVSKSGQQGLSFSAGDARTGLPEFSGHVVILDILQFFTPEEQNTLITAAAARVAPGGKLVIRTGLRDDSWRFRVTVLGDYLAKITFWMKAAPTCYPDAEQFRDVLSKAGLQVQITPLWGGTPFNNHLIVAQR
- a CDS encoding mannose-1-phosphate guanylyltransferase translates to MSQSASPSRYALILAGGSGQRFWPISRDALPKQLLKLFGDKTLLEMTVDRLEGVVPKENIVILTNKQQEATVRALLPFLPSENILAEPEKRDTAPAIALGVGWVVARDPSATMMVLPADHLIQNVAEFQKVLINAAKCAEAASSLVTVGIKPTWACPSYGYVERGKRASVLGVSEVAVYEVARFREKPNPDLAEHFIAQGNFTWNAGMFIWTIPAIFSELSRHCPALADFVSELRGSKDFCATVERQFSKLPKLSIDYALMERASRVLNIEATFDWDDVGNWTSVGRYLKCDSEGNQHNCAMTQMNAADNLVFSQTGQHIALLGVQDLIVVASKDAILITSRAQAESIKKMSDLLPKELR
- a CDS encoding 3-hydroxyacyl-ACP dehydratase FabZ family protein, with product MLQPTSLVQALSALPHGPSFRFVDELVSMEAGVTATARWTLKGDEAFLEGHFPGQPLLPGVIMIESLAQLGGILAQSDRGDQPLKNVRLTAVRQFKILGSIPPGETLTIIARRDAVMPGLVQISGEIITADGTRLATGSVILSGEE
- a CDS encoding GspE/PulE family protein; its protein translation is MKNIRQALVQCLEASGGSGIPLPTATPSSSVVNQLLDTGALDEESFLSQLAVRLGLGYVSVPLPDSADAPEMKRLLPPRVALKHRLLPLKIEEEEGGARKLIIAAYDPFDLIGRQAVSREVDAPVRWQIAPRKRLLNAMRDFYGVGADTFEEILKGRDVDGSDLEQRDEANIIDADDEEASVVKFVNTVIREALEQQATDIHVEPMEDKLRMRYRIDGRLREVPVPENIKQLQQSVIARLKVMAKLDIAERRLPQDGRISLQIAGQLIDVRVATIPSVEGESISLRLLGQEKFNLDKLRMETDLRGEIEVLLKKPNGIILVTGPTGSGKSTTLYTFLSQLNTEHRRIVTIEDPVENKLPGVVQIAVRPEIELTFATGLRSILRGDPNVVMVGEMRDLETAEIAIRAALTGHLVFSTLHTNNAIGGIMRLVDMGVEPFLVATSVRAFIAQRLVRLLCNVCREPEPDAEMKIRELKYTGPIRTQVYRAKEGGCEACRHTGYKGRMSIYELVRLTPAMGELITHKASSAQLMQQAYKDGYRPMREYGVRKVLDGNTTIEEVISVTVAESEQ